From Candidatus Baltobacteraceae bacterium, a single genomic window includes:
- a CDS encoding mannose-1-phosphate guanyltransferase, which translates to MKAVVMAGGEGSRLRPLTSRRPKPLAPIANKPVMHHIIELLARHGITEIVATLHYLADEIETYFGDGSSLGVSIQYVVEDTPLGTAGAVKMAEAKLRDETFVIISGDAMTDVDLTALIEAHKRANNAATIALWRVTDPLEFGVVIAEDDGRITRFMEKPSWGEVFSDTINTGIYVLEPEIFGYMEPGRNYDFSKDIFPLLLRDGKRLGGHVISDYWADVGNLQQYQQANYDALSGAVRTRRPPDQLAYNVWIGADCSIDPSASISGPVQFGDGVTVGPGAVIEGPSCIGDGSIVEAGATIRRSVLWENVYAGDDAQLTDCTIANRTIVKARASIGEGTVVGERCVIGESAVVRPHLRLWPEKNVSSGAIVSMSLIYGIKWPGSLFGGVGVTGLANLEITPEFALKLGQAFGSFLRAGDSVMTSRDTHPSSRIMNRCIISGLLSVGVNVLDLRSYPLPLSRFATRTGGNGGVHVRIAPGDPHSLLVEFFDRSGINVDKATERKIENLFFREDFRRVAMDDVGLLDFPARALESYTAAFLEALAPKGMHERRFRLVIDYANGNAALVLPRILSKLNIETIALNAYFDDNRVHAGIADRAKSLDQLSDIVCTLKTDLGILLDHDGETFALVDDRGRIVDGNALIALLTLLVVRGGAKTIAVPVMAPGAIETIAAEYGASVIRARSDRRSLMALAEARGKELAFAGGANYEVIFPEMHPAFDALYASAKVMELLAREGRRLSELVDMLPDWHVATVRVPCPWEHKGRVMRSLIAEQPRDQIELFEGLRVRHDDGWVLVLPDASDPTFSIYAEATSDGEAYAYAERMGTRIEQLAGV; encoded by the coding sequence ATGAAAGCGGTAGTGATGGCAGGCGGTGAAGGTTCCCGCTTACGCCCGCTGACCTCGCGGCGTCCGAAGCCGCTCGCACCGATCGCCAACAAGCCGGTGATGCATCACATCATCGAGCTGCTTGCCCGGCACGGCATCACCGAGATCGTCGCTACGCTCCACTATCTCGCCGACGAGATCGAGACCTACTTCGGCGACGGCTCATCGCTCGGCGTTTCGATTCAGTACGTGGTCGAAGATACGCCGCTGGGGACGGCCGGTGCGGTGAAGATGGCGGAAGCCAAACTGCGCGACGAGACGTTCGTCATTATTTCGGGAGATGCGATGACCGACGTCGATCTCACCGCGCTGATCGAGGCGCACAAACGCGCGAACAACGCCGCGACGATTGCGCTCTGGCGCGTGACCGATCCGCTCGAATTCGGAGTCGTGATCGCCGAAGACGACGGCCGAATTACGCGCTTCATGGAAAAGCCCTCGTGGGGCGAGGTCTTCTCGGATACCATCAATACCGGTATTTACGTCCTCGAGCCGGAGATTTTCGGCTACATGGAGCCTGGCCGCAACTACGATTTTTCCAAAGATATCTTTCCGTTGCTGCTGCGCGACGGCAAGCGGCTCGGCGGCCACGTCATCTCGGATTACTGGGCCGATGTCGGCAACTTGCAGCAGTATCAGCAAGCGAACTACGATGCGCTCTCGGGCGCTGTACGCACGCGCCGTCCGCCGGATCAACTCGCCTATAACGTGTGGATCGGTGCCGATTGTTCGATCGATCCGTCCGCCTCGATCAGCGGTCCCGTGCAGTTCGGCGACGGCGTGACCGTCGGCCCCGGCGCCGTGATCGAGGGGCCGTCGTGCATCGGCGACGGATCGATCGTCGAAGCGGGCGCCACGATACGGCGCTCGGTTCTGTGGGAGAACGTGTACGCCGGCGACGACGCACAGTTGACCGATTGCACGATCGCCAACCGCACGATCGTCAAGGCGCGCGCATCGATCGGCGAGGGAACCGTCGTCGGCGAGCGCTGCGTGATCGGCGAGTCGGCGGTGGTCCGTCCGCATCTCCGTCTGTGGCCCGAAAAAAACGTCAGCTCGGGCGCGATCGTCTCGATGTCGCTCATCTACGGTATCAAATGGCCTGGCTCGCTCTTTGGGGGCGTCGGCGTGACCGGCTTGGCCAATTTGGAGATCACGCCGGAGTTCGCGCTCAAACTCGGGCAGGCGTTCGGCTCGTTTCTGCGCGCCGGCGATTCGGTGATGACCAGCCGCGATACCCATCCCTCGAGCCGCATCATGAACCGCTGCATCATCTCCGGGCTCCTGAGCGTGGGCGTGAACGTGCTCGATCTGCGCTCGTATCCGCTGCCGCTCTCGCGGTTCGCCACGCGTACCGGGGGAAACGGCGGCGTGCACGTGCGCATCGCTCCGGGCGATCCGCACTCGCTGCTGGTCGAGTTCTTCGATCGCAGTGGAATCAACGTCGACAAAGCGACCGAACGCAAGATCGAGAATCTGTTTTTCCGCGAGGACTTCCGGCGCGTCGCGATGGACGACGTCGGGCTGCTCGATTTTCCTGCGCGCGCGCTCGAGAGCTACACTGCCGCCTTCCTCGAGGCGCTGGCGCCGAAGGGCATGCACGAACGCCGCTTTCGCCTGGTCATCGATTACGCCAACGGCAACGCTGCGCTGGTGCTCCCGCGCATTCTGAGCAAACTCAACATCGAGACGATCGCACTCAACGCCTATTTCGACGACAACCGCGTTCACGCCGGGATTGCCGATCGCGCCAAATCGCTCGACCAGCTCAGCGACATCGTCTGCACGCTCAAGACCGACTTGGGTATCTTGTTGGACCACGACGGCGAGACGTTCGCGTTGGTCGACGATCGCGGCCGTATCGTCGACGGCAACGCGCTGATCGCGCTGCTCACGCTCTTGGTGGTGCGGGGCGGCGCAAAGACGATTGCGGTACCGGTGATGGCGCCGGGCGCGATCGAGACGATCGCCGCCGAGTACGGCGCGAGCGTGATTCGCGCGCGCAGCGACCGGCGTTCGCTGATGGCGCTGGCCGAAGCGCGCGGCAAGGAACTAGCGTTCGCGGGTGGCGCGAACTACGAAGTGATCTTTCCCGAGATGCATCCGGCCTTCGACGCGCTCTACGCTTCGGCGAAGGTCATGGAGCTGCTCGCGCGCGAAGGCAGGCGCTTGAGCGAACTGGTCGACATGCTTCCCGACTGGCACGTCGCGACGGTGCGCGTGCCCTGCCCCTGGGAGCACAAAGGACGCGTGATGCGCTCGCTGATCGCCGAACAGCCGCGCGATCAGATCGAACTCTTCGAGGGTTTACGCGTACGCCATGACGACGGTTGGGTGCTGGTGCTCCCGGACGCCTCCGATCCGACCTTCAGCATTTACGCCGAAGCGACGAGCGACGGCGAGGCCTACGCGTACGCAGAACGCATGGGCACACGCATCGAGCAGCTCGCCGGCGTATGA
- a CDS encoding amylo-alpha-1,6-glucosidase — MTSEWLCTNGLGGYASGTKSDVLERRYHGLLVAALDPPLGRRVLLSKFDASAVYNGVSYDLSSNRWHDGTLAPQGFRLLVDFRLDGRVPAWTYAFADALLERRIWMEHGANTTYVQWTLRDASAPVELVLKAYVNDRDYHALTHAFDVCDVARVEDDAATIRLGDGTAWHLKAPGARLESAADWYYGFRYDAERERGLDDVEDLYHALTIHAQLPRTGANLLVTASLDANPGVPADPHARERELLARWKNANPRLKNPPAWIEALVLAADQFVVARTIDGAPGCTVIAGYHWFGDWGRDTMIALPGLALTTGAPEVAGSILRTFARTLDRGMLPNRFPDSGQAPEYNTVDAALWFIEAVRLYHAATHDRALLEELFDALHAIVDWYARGTRYDIAVDERDGLLRAGTPGVQLTWMDAKIGDWVVTPRIGKPIEINALWYNALCTLDAFAQKLGRDPTRYRDLGSRARASFGRFWNEQTNYPFDVLDGPDGNDAAIRPNAVYAVALPFRAFESRREHAIVDRIARELWTPMGLRSLAPSDPAYVGRYAGSPSDRDAAYHRGTAWPFLAGAFARAYANAYGDRRRALRFIEAVAAHINTYGIGTLAEIADGDPPHDPRGCIAQAWSVGEALRTWHALEEIEE, encoded by the coding sequence ATGACGTCGGAGTGGCTGTGCACGAACGGCTTGGGCGGCTATGCTTCAGGCACCAAGAGCGACGTGCTCGAGCGGCGCTATCACGGACTGCTGGTTGCCGCGCTCGATCCGCCGCTCGGACGGCGCGTGCTGCTGAGTAAATTCGACGCTTCCGCCGTTTATAACGGCGTCTCGTACGATCTTTCGTCGAATCGCTGGCACGACGGAACGCTCGCGCCGCAAGGCTTTCGTCTCCTCGTCGATTTTCGTCTCGACGGCCGCGTCCCGGCCTGGACGTACGCCTTCGCCGATGCGCTGCTCGAGCGCCGGATCTGGATGGAACACGGCGCCAACACGACCTACGTGCAGTGGACCCTGCGCGATGCGAGCGCTCCGGTCGAGCTCGTCCTCAAGGCCTACGTCAACGATCGCGACTACCATGCGCTGACGCATGCCTTCGACGTGTGCGACGTCGCCCGAGTCGAGGACGACGCCGCCACGATCAGGCTGGGCGACGGCACGGCCTGGCACCTGAAGGCGCCCGGCGCGCGGCTCGAATCCGCAGCCGATTGGTACTACGGTTTCCGCTACGACGCCGAGCGCGAGCGCGGGCTCGACGACGTCGAAGACTTGTACCACGCGTTGACGATTCACGCGCAGCTCCCAAGGACCGGCGCGAACCTGCTCGTCACCGCTTCGCTCGATGCAAACCCCGGTGTTCCGGCTGACCCGCATGCGCGTGAACGCGAGCTGCTCGCGCGCTGGAAAAACGCGAATCCGCGTCTGAAGAATCCGCCGGCCTGGATCGAGGCCCTCGTGTTGGCCGCCGATCAGTTCGTCGTCGCACGCACGATCGACGGCGCGCCGGGCTGCACGGTCATCGCCGGCTATCATTGGTTCGGCGATTGGGGACGCGATACGATGATCGCGCTGCCCGGTCTTGCACTGACGACCGGCGCGCCCGAGGTCGCAGGCTCGATCCTGCGCACGTTCGCGCGAACGCTCGATCGCGGCATGCTGCCCAATCGCTTTCCGGATAGCGGTCAAGCGCCCGAGTACAACACGGTCGATGCCGCGCTCTGGTTCATCGAAGCGGTGCGGCTCTATCACGCGGCAACACACGATCGTGCCTTGCTCGAGGAATTGTTCGACGCACTGCACGCGATCGTCGATTGGTACGCGCGAGGAACGCGCTACGATATCGCGGTCGACGAACGCGACGGCTTGCTTCGCGCCGGCACACCCGGCGTGCAGCTGACGTGGATGGACGCCAAGATCGGTGATTGGGTCGTGACCCCGCGGATCGGCAAGCCGATCGAGATCAACGCGCTATGGTACAACGCACTGTGCACGTTGGACGCGTTCGCACAGAAGCTCGGTCGCGATCCCACGCGCTACCGCGACCTCGGCTCGCGCGCGCGCGCATCATTCGGCCGGTTCTGGAACGAGCAGACGAATTACCCGTTCGACGTGCTGGACGGTCCCGACGGAAACGACGCGGCCATTCGCCCCAACGCCGTTTACGCCGTAGCGTTGCCGTTCCGAGCATTCGAGAGCCGCCGCGAACATGCGATCGTCGATCGCATCGCGCGCGAGCTGTGGACGCCGATGGGCCTGCGCTCGCTCGCGCCGTCGGATCCGGCTTACGTAGGCCGGTATGCCGGATCGCCGAGCGACCGTGACGCCGCCTATCATCGCGGAACCGCCTGGCCCTTTCTCGCAGGGGCATTTGCCCGCGCTTACGCAAATGCATACGGCGACCGGCGTCGAGCCCTGCGTTTCATCGAGGCTGTTGCCGCGCATATCAACACGTACGGAATCGGGACGCTCGCCGAGATCGCCGACGGTGATCCGCCGCACGATCCGCGCGGCTGCATCGCGCAGGCATGGAGCGTCGGCGAAGCGTTACGGACCTGGCACGCATTAGAGGAGATCGAGGAATGA
- the malQ gene encoding 4-alpha-glucanotransferase, with product MIEDRYADAFGNPVAVSPETMAAMRAALGEDAGETAPAVRVVRADQLEEPMEIGYYGDLIVVPERAYVPEALERDLAWGIAVQLYALRSQRNDGIGDFGDLRRLAALANRAGAAAIALNPLHQSNLSNPAAASPYAPLSRRYLSALYIDVHAAAEEFGFSLEGFDTGPLRDEPLVDYPAVAAYKLDALERGFARLRDARPWKAFVDADAALRDVARYEAIMEVLSALDPEIYGWPQWPSELQDARGAAVERFAAQHADRVEFYCFLQWLADRQLARAARAARPMPIGLYRDLAVGVDLASADVWSDPGVYALGLAIGAPPDPLNAAGQNWGLPPMHPRVLRERRYAPFIALLRANMRHAGALRIDHVMGLRRLFCIPRALPQGGGAYVDYDFDAMLGILALESVRNRCMVVGEDLGTVPPGFREQLAPARVFSCRVLLFEREWDGRFRAPEEYPAGAVASTGTHDLPTLAGYWSEADVATRERLGWESGEAAAFDRAEHAATRERLLDALVERDCLSAEKAAAIRASGANPSVDQLTALIVAAYRYLARARSRLVLLQLEDGIGSQAQVNVPGTVGEEPNWRRKLDVPIEALPKHPVFAAVVRALEDERPRRGGAG from the coding sequence ATGATCGAAGACCGCTATGCCGACGCGTTCGGCAACCCGGTCGCCGTCTCGCCGGAGACGATGGCGGCGATGCGCGCCGCGCTCGGCGAAGACGCCGGCGAGACTGCTCCGGCGGTGCGCGTGGTGCGCGCCGATCAGCTCGAGGAGCCGATGGAGATCGGCTACTACGGCGACCTGATCGTGGTTCCCGAGCGCGCCTACGTTCCCGAAGCGCTCGAACGCGACCTCGCGTGGGGTATTGCCGTGCAGCTCTACGCTCTGCGCTCGCAGCGCAACGACGGTATCGGTGACTTCGGCGACTTGCGGCGTCTCGCGGCGCTCGCCAATCGGGCTGGGGCGGCGGCGATCGCGCTCAATCCGCTGCATCAATCGAACCTGAGCAATCCGGCGGCGGCAAGTCCCTATGCGCCGCTCAGTCGCCGTTACCTGAGCGCGCTCTACATCGACGTGCATGCTGCTGCCGAAGAATTCGGCTTTTCGCTCGAAGGTTTCGATACGGGTCCGCTGCGCGACGAGCCGCTGGTGGACTATCCGGCGGTTGCCGCCTATAAGCTGGATGCGCTCGAACGCGGCTTCGCGCGCTTGCGCGATGCCCGCCCATGGAAAGCGTTCGTCGATGCCGACGCCGCGCTGCGTGACGTCGCACGCTATGAAGCGATCATGGAGGTGCTCAGCGCGCTCGACCCCGAGATCTACGGGTGGCCGCAGTGGCCGAGCGAGCTGCAAGACGCGCGCGGCGCCGCCGTCGAACGCTTCGCCGCGCAACACGCGGATCGGGTGGAATTCTATTGTTTTCTGCAGTGGCTCGCCGATCGGCAGCTCGCGCGCGCGGCGCGCGCCGCCCGGCCGATGCCGATCGGTTTGTACCGCGACCTCGCCGTGGGCGTCGATCTCGCCAGCGCGGACGTCTGGAGCGATCCCGGCGTGTACGCGCTCGGACTCGCCATCGGCGCACCGCCGGATCCGCTCAACGCGGCGGGACAGAACTGGGGCTTACCGCCCATGCATCCGCGCGTGTTGCGCGAACGGCGTTACGCACCGTTTATCGCGCTGCTGCGTGCGAACATGCGCCACGCCGGCGCGCTGCGGATCGATCACGTCATGGGCCTGCGCCGTCTGTTCTGCATTCCGCGGGCGCTGCCGCAGGGCGGCGGCGCGTATGTGGACTACGATTTCGACGCGATGCTCGGTATCCTCGCGCTCGAGAGCGTGCGCAATCGATGCATGGTCGTCGGCGAAGACCTCGGTACGGTTCCGCCCGGCTTCCGCGAGCAGCTCGCACCGGCGCGTGTCTTTTCGTGCCGCGTTCTGCTATTCGAACGCGAATGGGACGGCCGCTTCCGCGCGCCCGAAGAATACCCGGCGGGCGCGGTGGCAAGCACGGGGACGCACGATTTACCGACGCTCGCCGGTTACTGGAGCGAGGCTGACGTTGCGACGCGCGAACGCCTCGGATGGGAGAGCGGCGAGGCGGCGGCGTTCGACCGTGCGGAACATGCCGCGACGCGCGAGCGGCTGCTCGATGCGCTGGTCGAACGGGATTGCCTGAGCGCGGAGAAAGCCGCCGCGATTCGAGCGAGCGGCGCAAATCCCAGCGTAGACCAATTGACGGCGCTCATCGTTGCGGCCTATCGTTACCTTGCGCGCGCCCGTTCGCGCCTGGTACTGCTGCAACTCGAGGACGGGATCGGTTCGCAAGCGCAAGTAAACGTTCCGGGTACCGTCGGGGAAGAACCGAATTGGCGGCGCAAACTCGATGTGCCGATCGAGGCGCTGCCGAAGCATCCGGTGTTCGCGGCGGTCGTGCGCGCGCTCGAGGACGAACGGCCGCGGAGAGGGGGAGCGGGATGA
- a CDS encoding BsuPI-related putative proteinase inhibitor, with amino-acid sequence MLALAALTLSLQLQQTSYDLLDGVSIEVAVHNSANAPVAVAFAQPAEYRISVLRGDRVIWSSSTAEPAGVTFPIHKHTFVQGPSVLVVYVWNTIESDGSTPDPGDYTVRAQLLGQNLAPQATAMLHFIPPVPLAAVEKLKLGNSVTVSGTLDPTKQILTDSSGSLVLARRLITAPDEPVAVRGYLIRRPDRTLVFFVQRWAPLQ; translated from the coding sequence ATGCTCGCGCTGGCCGCGCTCACGCTCTCGCTGCAATTGCAGCAGACGAGTTACGATTTGCTCGACGGCGTTTCAATTGAAGTCGCCGTTCACAACAGCGCGAATGCCCCGGTGGCGGTGGCGTTCGCGCAACCGGCCGAATATCGGATTTCGGTGCTGCGCGGCGACCGCGTGATTTGGAGCAGCTCGACCGCCGAACCGGCCGGCGTGACCTTTCCCATTCACAAGCACACGTTCGTGCAAGGGCCGAGCGTCTTGGTGGTTTACGTTTGGAATACGATCGAGTCCGACGGCTCGACGCCTGATCCGGGCGACTATACGGTGCGCGCGCAACTGCTCGGCCAAAACCTCGCACCGCAAGCCACGGCAATGCTGCACTTCATCCCGCCGGTTCCGCTCGCCGCGGTCGAAAAGCTCAAACTCGGGAACTCGGTAACGGTTTCCGGCACGCTCGATCCCACCAAGCAAATTCTTACCGATTCCAGCGGGTCGCTCGTGCTGGCGCGACGCCTGATCACCGCACCGGACGAGCCGGTTGCCGTGCGCGGTTATTTGATCCGCCGCCCCGACCGCACCCTCGTCTTTTTCGTACAACGCTGGGCGCCGCTGCAATGA
- a CDS encoding glycosyltransferase family 4 protein, with protein sequence MNTVNRSQVVILAFEGPDRYAMVGGLGVRVSELAIALDEAGVRTDLIFVGDPQREPVERRGSELTLRRWCQWISVHHPHGVYDGEWGKIEDYARSVPPFVVEEFVRHAAERGERVLVMAEDWQVAPAVFGLDRLAREAGMRDALTIAWNANNTYGFHTIDFHALAQAAHITCVSRYMKFELAQHGAQALVIPNGIPERVFSEASAAGAAYLRRMLGNRRLLVKVGRFDPDKRWLQAIDALADLRAAGTSVVLAIRGGKEPYAGEVFARARDRGLEIDDVNIDAPSPESLAGVLANTHADIVNVRSFLPDALLFTLYAAADAVLANSGKEPFGLVGLEVMASGGIAVCGSTGEDYARAFDNAIVCDTGDPAELASYLERLFGDPGLRERMSESALATARRFTWPSVLEVLDAKLAFMNARR encoded by the coding sequence GTGAATACGGTTAATAGGAGTCAAGTCGTCATTCTGGCGTTCGAAGGCCCCGATCGTTACGCGATGGTCGGCGGGCTCGGCGTGCGCGTGAGCGAACTGGCGATCGCACTCGACGAAGCCGGCGTGCGCACCGACCTGATCTTCGTCGGCGATCCGCAGCGTGAGCCGGTCGAGCGGCGCGGCTCGGAACTGACGCTACGGCGCTGGTGTCAATGGATCTCCGTGCATCATCCGCACGGCGTGTACGACGGTGAGTGGGGAAAGATCGAGGACTACGCGCGCAGCGTGCCGCCGTTCGTCGTCGAGGAATTCGTGCGCCACGCGGCGGAGCGCGGCGAGCGCGTGCTGGTGATGGCGGAGGACTGGCAGGTCGCGCCGGCGGTCTTCGGCCTGGATCGGCTCGCGCGCGAGGCGGGGATGCGCGACGCCCTCACGATCGCCTGGAACGCCAACAATACCTACGGCTTTCATACCATCGACTTTCATGCGCTCGCGCAGGCAGCGCACATCACCTGCGTGAGCCGTTATATGAAATTCGAGCTCGCGCAACACGGAGCACAGGCATTGGTGATCCCCAACGGCATTCCCGAACGCGTTTTCTCCGAGGCGAGTGCGGCCGGCGCCGCCTACCTGCGGCGCATGTTGGGCAATCGCCGCCTCTTGGTGAAAGTGGGCCGCTTCGACCCCGATAAACGCTGGCTTCAGGCGATCGATGCGCTCGCCGATCTGCGCGCCGCGGGCACCTCCGTCGTGCTCGCAATTCGCGGCGGCAAGGAACCCTACGCCGGCGAGGTTTTCGCGCGCGCGCGCGATCGCGGCCTCGAGATCGACGATGTAAACATCGATGCGCCTTCACCCGAGTCGCTCGCCGGCGTGTTGGCCAACACGCACGCCGACATCGTCAACGTGCGCAGCTTCCTGCCCGACGCGCTGCTCTTCACGCTCTACGCCGCGGCCGACGCCGTGCTCGCGAACAGCGGTAAGGAACCGTTCGGCCTGGTCGGATTGGAGGTGATGGCGTCAGGCGGCATCGCCGTTTGCGGCTCGACCGGTGAGGATTACGCGCGCGCCTTCGACAACGCAATCGTCTGCGATACCGGCGATCCGGCCGAACTCGCGAGCTATCTCGAGCGCCTGTTCGGCGATCCAGGCTTGCGCGAGCGCATGAGCGAAAGTGCGCTCGCAACCGCGCGCCGGTTTACCTGGCCGTCGGTTCTCGAGGTACTCGATGCGAAGCTCGCCTTCATGAACGCACGCCGATGA
- a CDS encoding NAD(P)/FAD-dependent oxidoreductase produces the protein MTELRTEVAIIGAGASGLAAARHLHERGVDYLLIEARERVGGRAYTLRSHDGSLPVELGAEFIHGRPKSTLALLQESGEAEMGEEFRAFQRRDGRLEEAPDVWETIERVLTRVDVRGRDQSVEAFLDTIAREELSDDQRDAVRYLIEGFDAAITSDASAIAIAKEWRSGINDTSTRAVNGYGRLMRHLARSVTDRTLLQTRVDDVRWSAQGVHINASRPGGRTHIEARRAIVTLPIGVLHAEPKLFDPILPGDKRTAIAAIAMGPVIKVMLDFRSRFWETVEGGRYRDAGFFQAPGCPLRTLWTRLPERTTLLSAWAGGGAALRLIERRIDPIDAALETAQTLFPSVDVRAELRSAYYHDWQADPFARGAYTFLRVGGGEARASLGAPVGETLYFAGEATSVNDSGTVAGALDSGHSSALKITK, from the coding sequence ATGACGGAACTCCGGACGGAGGTCGCAATCATCGGTGCCGGTGCCTCCGGACTCGCGGCGGCGCGGCATCTGCACGAGCGCGGCGTCGATTATCTGCTGATCGAAGCACGTGAGCGCGTCGGCGGCCGCGCGTACACCCTGCGATCGCACGACGGCTCGCTGCCGGTCGAGCTCGGCGCCGAATTCATTCACGGGCGGCCGAAGTCCACGCTCGCATTGCTGCAGGAGAGCGGCGAAGCCGAGATGGGCGAGGAGTTCCGCGCCTTCCAACGCCGCGACGGCCGGCTCGAAGAAGCGCCGGACGTCTGGGAAACCATCGAACGCGTCCTTACGCGCGTCGACGTTCGCGGTCGCGACCAAAGCGTCGAAGCGTTTCTCGACACCATTGCGCGAGAGGAGCTTTCCGACGACCAGCGCGACGCGGTCCGGTATCTGATCGAAGGCTTCGATGCTGCGATTACGAGCGATGCTAGTGCGATCGCGATCGCGAAAGAGTGGCGCAGCGGCATCAACGATACGTCGACTCGCGCGGTCAACGGGTACGGCAGGTTGATGCGGCACCTGGCGCGCAGCGTAACCGATCGGACCCTGCTCCAAACTCGCGTCGACGACGTGCGCTGGTCGGCGCAAGGCGTACACATCAACGCGTCGCGTCCGGGTGGCCGCACGCACATCGAGGCGCGGCGCGCGATCGTCACCCTGCCGATCGGCGTCCTGCACGCCGAACCAAAGCTCTTCGATCCGATCTTACCAGGCGATAAACGAACCGCGATCGCCGCAATTGCGATGGGCCCCGTCATCAAAGTGATGCTCGATTTTCGCTCGCGCTTCTGGGAAACGGTCGAGGGCGGCCGTTATCGCGACGCCGGTTTCTTTCAGGCGCCGGGCTGTCCGCTACGCACCTTGTGGACGCGGCTGCCCGAACGCACGACGCTGCTCTCGGCATGGGCCGGCGGCGGCGCGGCTCTGCGCCTGATCGAGCGTCGCATCGATCCGATCGACGCGGCACTCGAGACCGCTCAGACCCTCTTCCCATCGGTCGACGTTCGCGCGGAGTTGCGCTCCGCATATTATCACGACTGGCAAGCAGACCCGTTTGCGCGCGGCGCCTACACGTTTTTGCGCGTCGGCGGCGGCGAGGCGCGCGCCTCGCTCGGCGCGCCCGTCGGCGAAACACTTTACTTCGCCGGCGAGGCGACCTCGGTCAATGACTCCGGAACGGTCGCCGGCGCGCTCGATAGCGGTCATTCCTCCGCGTTGAAGATCACCAAATAG